A genomic segment from Nicotiana tabacum cultivar K326 chromosome 9, ASM71507v2, whole genome shotgun sequence encodes:
- the LOC107831586 gene encoding transmembrane emp24 domain-containing protein p24delta7, with amino-acid sequence MMIWRSNALFLVLILGFSLTQIQSLRFEIESGHTKCISEEIKGHSMTVGKYHIINPNDGHPLPDTHKVTVRATSEHGNSYHYAENVHEGHFSFETVEAGDYQSCFVAADHKPPVKLTVDFEWKTGVATKDWTNVAKKASVEAMELELKHMAETVQAIHDEMFYLREREEEMHDLNISTNDKMAWMTGLSILVCLSVAGLQFWHLKTFFEKKKLI; translated from the exons ATGATGATTTGGAGAAGTAATGCACTATTTCTTGTTCTAATCTTGGGGTTTTCGTTGACCCAAATTCAGTCTCTACGATTTGAAATAGAATCAGGTCATACAAAATGCATATCTGAAGAAATCAAAGGCCATTCCATGACTGTAGGAAAATATCATATCATTAACCCAAATGATGGCCATCCTTTGCCTGATACCCACAAAGTCACCGTCAGG GCAACGTCTGAACATGGAAATAGCTATCACTATGCGGAAAATGTCCATGAGGGGCATTTTTCTTTTGAGACTGTGGAAGCTGGGGATTATCAGTCTTGCTTTGTTGCTGCTGATCACAAGCCTCCGGTTAAGTTGACTGTTGATTTTGAGTGGAAAACTGGTGTTGCAACTAAGGACTGGACAAATGTTGCCAAGAAAGCCTCTGTTGAG GCAATGGAATTAGAACTAAAACATATGGCTGAGACTGTCCAAGCCATCCATGATGAGATGTTTTATCTCCGAGAAAG GGAAGAAGAAATGCACGACCTTAACATATCTACCAACGATAAAATGGCTTGGATGACTGGCCTATCAATTCTTGTATGCTTGTCTGTGGCAGGTTTGCAGTTCTGGCATTTGAAGACTTTCTTTGAAAAGAAGAAGCTTATCTAA